One region of Demequina sp. TMPB413 genomic DNA includes:
- the fliQ gene encoding flagellar biosynthesis protein FliQ: MDTSAVLDIGFSALVLAAKLSAPLLITALVVGFAVSLFQSATQIQEVTLSFVPKAVAVGVALLISGHWMIAESVSFTTGLFERIPGLLGG, encoded by the coding sequence ATGGACACGTCAGCAGTTCTCGACATCGGGTTCAGCGCGCTCGTGCTCGCGGCCAAGCTCTCTGCGCCGCTGCTCATCACCGCGCTCGTCGTCGGCTTCGCCGTCTCGCTGTTCCAATCAGCGACCCAAATCCAGGAAGTGACCCTGTCCTTCGTGCCCAAGGCCGTCGCCGTCGGCGTCGCGCTGTTGATCTCCGGTCACTGGATGATTGCGGAGTCCGTCTCGTTCACCACCGGCCTCTTCGAGCGCATCCCTGGGCTGCTTGGCGGCTGA
- the fliP gene encoding flagellar type III secretion system pore protein FliP (The bacterial flagellar biogenesis protein FliP forms a type III secretion system (T3SS)-type pore required for flagellar assembly.): protein MTSATLRRPRVAVRIRSLVIGGAVAFAAVLACASPAAGAVDPTEPLAPVDPTPVSGPGVAVDIYGVDGTPSSSIVVLIAITLLSVAPSLLLMTTSFTKIFVVLTLTRNAMGLQGTPPTQVLAGLSLFLSLFIMGPVLSEMNDAGVQPYLQGEVSFSEGLEDAVDPLREFMLSHTRESDIALMTRAAEAPNPETREDVSMTTLMPAFMLSELRSAFIIGFVVFVPFLVIDLVVAGALMSMGMVMLPPVMVSLPFKLLLFVLVDGWTLIITSLIGSYG from the coding sequence ATGACCTCCGCAACGCTCCGGCGTCCGCGTGTGGCTGTGCGCATCCGATCACTCGTGATCGGCGGCGCCGTCGCCTTCGCAGCCGTCCTGGCCTGTGCCTCTCCCGCAGCCGGTGCCGTCGACCCGACTGAACCACTCGCGCCCGTCGACCCGACGCCCGTCAGCGGGCCCGGCGTCGCCGTCGACATCTACGGAGTCGATGGCACGCCCTCGAGCTCCATCGTGGTGCTCATCGCCATCACGTTGCTGTCGGTGGCGCCTTCGCTCTTGCTGATGACCACCAGCTTCACCAAAATCTTCGTGGTGCTGACTCTCACACGCAACGCCATGGGTCTTCAGGGCACGCCGCCCACCCAGGTGCTCGCCGGCCTGTCCCTGTTCCTCAGCCTCTTCATCATGGGCCCCGTGCTCAGCGAGATGAACGACGCCGGAGTCCAGCCCTACCTTCAGGGCGAGGTGTCGTTCTCGGAGGGTCTCGAAGACGCGGTCGATCCGTTGCGTGAGTTCATGCTCTCCCACACCAGGGAGTCAGACATCGCGCTGATGACCCGCGCGGCGGAGGCCCCCAACCCCGAGACTCGCGAGGACGTCTCCATGACCACCCTCATGCCGGCGTTCATGCTCTCGGAATTGCGATCGGCCTTCATCATCGGCTTCGTCGTGTTCGTGCCGTTCCTGGTCATCGACCTGGTGGTCGCAGGCGCCCTGATGTCGATGGGCATGGTGATGCTCCCGCCCGTCATGGTGTCGCTCCCGTTCAAGCTCTTGCTGTTCGTGCTGGTCGACGGCTGGACCCTGATCATCACCTCACTGATTGGGAGCTACGGGTAA
- a CDS encoding flagellar biosynthetic protein FliO has protein sequence METLILVARVGLSLAAVLGLLWWFSRRMQSSTTLRRRRREELVVLGRQQLGGKAGVALIEASGRRLVIGYGEHGVSLLHDAGEVAAPEPEDTADASDLDNELLTLTTEGGPAEQLSAPVKARNDASVPARSTSARTADARRPRTPLEGSILSPGTWRQAVVAAQEWTTRRS, from the coding sequence ATGGAAACCCTCATCCTCGTGGCGCGCGTCGGCCTGTCTTTGGCCGCCGTGCTCGGACTGTTGTGGTGGTTCAGCCGCCGCATGCAGTCCTCGACGACCCTGCGTCGTCGTCGCCGCGAGGAGCTGGTGGTCCTTGGCCGTCAGCAATTGGGAGGCAAAGCCGGCGTCGCCCTCATTGAGGCCTCAGGACGTCGGCTTGTGATCGGCTACGGCGAGCACGGCGTCAGCCTGCTGCACGATGCAGGAGAGGTCGCAGCGCCCGAGCCAGAAGACACCGCCGACGCCTCTGACCTTGACAACGAACTTCTCACTCTGACGACGGAAGGTGGACCTGCGGAGCAGCTGTCCGCCCCCGTCAAGGCGCGCAACGACGCGTCAGTCCCTGCCCGCTCGACGTCGGCCCGGACGGCCGACGCCAGACGGCCCCGCACACCCCTCGAGGGATCGATCCTGTCGCCAGGTACCTGGCGACAGGCGGTGGTGGCGGCGCAAGAATGGACCACTCGTCGTTCATGA
- the fliN gene encoding flagellar motor switch protein FliN: protein MTTATATGRAAAEQLAALLPTAVSLTVSELNPGQAPDAAATAVRAHFVGSTSADLMVIADEAIAAALASAGEDVSAADALRPALEAAAATLGSGVLDTAEVVSLGDFLTDPDVEAFALVGEDGSPQAWFAIRVRVSAPQQAAADHVPMNAAAERSRMRLLHDVELVLTAEIGHTRLPMRQVLDLVPGTVLELDRAAGSPADVMVNGRLVARGEVVVVDEDYGIRITEIVSTESGQ, encoded by the coding sequence ATGACCACCGCCACCGCCACAGGGCGTGCCGCAGCAGAACAGCTCGCTGCGCTCCTGCCCACCGCCGTGTCCCTGACCGTGTCCGAGCTCAACCCTGGACAGGCGCCCGACGCAGCCGCGACCGCTGTACGTGCGCACTTCGTGGGTTCCACGAGCGCCGACCTCATGGTGATCGCCGATGAAGCCATTGCCGCAGCGCTCGCGAGCGCAGGAGAAGACGTCTCCGCCGCCGACGCCCTGCGCCCAGCCCTTGAGGCCGCCGCCGCAACACTGGGTTCCGGTGTCCTCGACACGGCAGAGGTCGTATCACTTGGCGACTTCCTGACCGACCCCGACGTCGAGGCCTTCGCCTTGGTGGGCGAAGACGGATCGCCTCAGGCCTGGTTCGCGATTCGCGTGCGGGTCAGCGCCCCACAGCAAGCCGCGGCCGACCACGTACCGATGAACGCCGCTGCAGAGCGCTCCCGCATGCGCCTGCTCCACGACGTCGAACTGGTCCTGACGGCGGAGATCGGTCACACCCGCTTGCCGATGCGTCAGGTCCTCGACCTGGTTCCAGGCACCGTCCTCGAGCTCGACAGGGCTGCAGGCTCCCCGGCCGACGTCATGGTCAACGGGCGTCTTGTCGCACGCGGCGAAGTCGTCGTAGTCGACGAGGACTACGGAATCCGCATCACCGAGATCGTGTCAACGGAGAGCGGCCAGTAA
- a CDS encoding flagellar motor switch protein FliM, with product MNRASQRRKRGSGTPEVYDFRQPMTLTREHERAIEVAGQTFARQWGTLLSSRLGALTSVGLETIELHTYDEYIQSLPQTTTMIVLQVEPSRTPALLQIPTNASMTLIDCLLGGPAVTLDMPFREMTEIEWNLMKDMLDHAVDELGYGFASILPMQFEVRAAKYNPHFMQVVPASEPVLVLGFEMAIGRVTTSITLMIVAEVLMSQLREQEHVASRTDEEQREYNAALDLLSQRVAEVPLPVSVRFSGRTMGAREITEFQVGSVVRLHHPADRPLDVVVGDVTLGHAAIGVNGTRVACLVVSTEEEK from the coding sequence ATGAATCGGGCATCTCAACGACGCAAGCGTGGCTCTGGCACGCCCGAGGTCTACGACTTTCGGCAGCCGATGACCCTCACGCGCGAGCACGAGCGAGCCATCGAGGTGGCCGGCCAGACCTTCGCGCGCCAGTGGGGCACCTTGCTGAGCTCCCGTCTTGGTGCTCTAACGTCCGTTGGCCTCGAGACGATCGAACTCCACACGTACGACGAATACATCCAGTCGTTGCCGCAAACTACGACGATGATCGTGCTCCAGGTGGAGCCAAGCCGCACCCCGGCCCTTCTGCAGATTCCCACCAACGCGTCGATGACGCTGATCGACTGCCTGCTTGGCGGTCCTGCTGTGACGCTCGACATGCCCTTCCGCGAGATGACCGAGATCGAGTGGAACCTCATGAAGGACATGCTCGACCACGCCGTCGACGAACTGGGCTACGGCTTCGCGTCGATCTTGCCGATGCAGTTCGAGGTCCGCGCCGCCAAGTACAACCCGCACTTCATGCAGGTAGTTCCCGCCTCTGAGCCGGTGTTGGTGCTCGGTTTTGAGATGGCGATCGGTCGCGTGACCACATCGATCACGCTCATGATCGTGGCGGAAGTGCTCATGTCCCAATTGCGTGAACAAGAGCACGTTGCGAGCCGCACCGACGAGGAACAACGTGAGTACAACGCCGCCCTCGACTTGCTGTCGCAGCGCGTCGCCGAGGTGCCGCTACCGGTCTCGGTGCGCTTCTCTGGCCGCACCATGGGCGCTCGCGAGATCACCGAATTCCAGGTGGGCAGCGTGGTGCGTTTGCATCACCCGGCCGACCGTCCCCTTGATGTCGTCGTCGGCGACGTCACTCTTGGCCACGCAGCGATCGGTGTCAATGGCACCCGCGTCGCGTGTCTCGTCGTCTCCACCGAGGAGGAAAAATGA
- the fliL gene encoding flagellar basal body-associated protein FliL → MSTDARIVSPQQKIGARPTGPPAGAPEEPTKPAKGKKKLSVIIAAVLVVALGAAYWFLAGPGAAAPADEAAEVNAEPEYELGEVLPVEAISINLAGGHYLRLGFALQLIADAGGSHGPIDASIALDAAIALYSGRTQEELSDLDYREQLKHELEEKLFELYHEEVVAVYYTDFVTQ, encoded by the coding sequence ATGAGCACGGATGCTCGCATCGTGTCCCCCCAACAGAAGATCGGCGCGCGCCCCACGGGGCCGCCAGCCGGTGCACCGGAGGAGCCGACCAAGCCGGCCAAGGGCAAGAAGAAGCTCAGCGTGATCATCGCGGCGGTCCTTGTCGTGGCGCTTGGCGCCGCGTACTGGTTCCTCGCAGGACCGGGCGCGGCAGCCCCGGCCGACGAAGCGGCAGAGGTCAACGCCGAGCCCGAGTACGAACTGGGCGAGGTGTTGCCCGTCGAGGCGATCAGCATCAACCTGGCAGGCGGGCACTACTTGCGTTTGGGCTTCGCGCTGCAACTCATCGCCGACGCTGGCGGCTCGCACGGACCGATCGACGCCTCGATCGCGCTTGACGCGGCGATCGCGCTGTATTCGGGACGCACTCAGGAGGAATTGTCTGACCTCGACTACAGGGAGCAGCTCAAACACGAACTCGAGGAGAAGCTCTTCGAGTTGTATCACGAAGAAGTGGTGGCGGTGTATTACACCGACTTTGTGACGCAGTAG
- a CDS encoding flagellar motor protein MotB, whose product MTRKHQEEEHENHERWAVSYADMMTVLLALFIVLYAISVVDKEKFEELRVSLAVGFGQDVTSMLVGSSGPLNGVESFQIAPDFTGVDGEANPQLTDTNLELSQETIDFLAAAREYEQLSDIQAQIEESLRNSGLEAAVQYKIDSRGLIVGMVGSAVFFAADDAQLTTTAQRVVDTMSAPVRNQSRQVSIEGHANVLPSSNYPTNWELSSARATQVLRRFVESGGVPGNMISAVGYGDARPAVQGTTDAALSENRRVDVVIQSSASETVRALLPQIAQSLAEGSLTADQLHAEIEAAQAQAQAMSQEGGSS is encoded by the coding sequence ATGACCAGAAAGCACCAGGAAGAGGAGCACGAGAACCACGAGCGGTGGGCAGTCTCCTACGCCGACATGATGACGGTGCTGCTGGCGCTGTTCATCGTCCTTTATGCCATCTCCGTGGTGGACAAAGAGAAGTTCGAGGAACTCCGGGTGTCGCTCGCCGTCGGCTTTGGTCAGGACGTGACGTCGATGCTCGTGGGTTCTTCCGGTCCCCTCAATGGGGTCGAGTCTTTCCAGATCGCCCCCGACTTCACCGGTGTTGACGGCGAAGCGAACCCGCAACTCACCGACACGAACCTAGAGCTCTCTCAAGAGACGATCGACTTCCTTGCAGCGGCGCGAGAGTACGAGCAACTGAGCGACATCCAAGCGCAAATCGAGGAGTCACTGCGCAATAGCGGATTGGAGGCCGCTGTGCAGTACAAGATCGACTCGCGCGGCCTCATCGTCGGCATGGTCGGCTCTGCCGTGTTCTTTGCCGCCGACGACGCTCAACTCACGACGACGGCCCAGCGGGTTGTCGACACGATGTCGGCGCCAGTGCGTAACCAGAGCAGGCAAGTCTCGATCGAGGGCCACGCGAATGTGTTGCCATCGAGCAATTACCCCACCAACTGGGAGCTTTCCAGCGCGAGGGCCACTCAGGTGCTGAGGCGATTTGTCGAGTCCGGCGGCGTGCCAGGAAACATGATCTCCGCCGTCGGCTATGGCGATGCCAGGCCAGCCGTCCAAGGAACCACCGACGCGGCCCTATCGGAGAACCGCCGCGTCGACGTCGTCATTCAGTCGTCAGCGTCGGAAACCGTGCGTGCGCTCCTGCCCCAAATCGCGCAATCGTTGGCTGAAGGCTCGCTGACGGCCGACCAACTGCATGCCGAGATCGAGGCGGCTCAAGCACAAGCGCAGGCGATGAGCCAGGAAGGCGGATCATCATGA
- a CDS encoding motility protein A: MDFATIIGIGAAFGAIVLAIFLEGSTPMSVILPAPMMLVIGGTLGAGLATTTLADFTRGFSGLPKFLLYKKKDMNATVDTIVSLADKARREGLLALEDATRTIDDDFLKDGLQSAIDGVDPEDLRAMMETKIDARRAKDKVIAKLFTDMGGFAPTIGIIGTVVSLVEVLGNLEEPSTIGEMIASAFVATLWGLLSANLIWLPIAARIKRITEIECSHMELAMEGLLSIQAGSNPRVVGERLRALVPDQPKQAKEAA, encoded by the coding sequence ATGGACTTTGCAACGATCATCGGGATCGGCGCGGCATTTGGCGCCATCGTCTTGGCCATCTTCCTCGAAGGCTCGACCCCCATGTCGGTGATCTTGCCCGCGCCCATGATGCTCGTCATTGGCGGCACCCTCGGTGCGGGCCTGGCCACCACCACTCTGGCGGACTTCACGAGGGGCTTCTCCGGGCTACCCAAGTTCTTGCTGTACAAGAAGAAGGACATGAACGCGACGGTCGACACCATCGTGTCGTTGGCAGATAAGGCCCGTCGCGAAGGCCTGCTCGCACTTGAGGACGCCACCCGCACCATAGACGACGACTTCCTGAAGGACGGGTTGCAGTCCGCCATCGACGGCGTGGATCCAGAGGACCTGCGCGCCATGATGGAGACCAAGATCGACGCGCGCCGCGCGAAGGACAAGGTGATCGCCAAACTCTTCACCGACATGGGCGGCTTTGCGCCCACCATCGGCATCATCGGCACCGTGGTCTCGCTCGTGGAAGTGCTCGGAAACCTCGAGGAACCCTCCACCATCGGAGAGATGATCGCGTCCGCGTTCGTGGCCACCCTGTGGGGCCTGTTGTCCGCCAACCTCATCTGGCTGCCCATCGCGGCGCGCATCAAGCGCATCACCGAGATCGAATGCTCCCACATGGAACTCGCCATGGAGGGCCTGCTATCGATTCAGGCCGGGTCCAATCCGCGCGTGGTGGGTGAACGCCTGCGCGCGCTGGTTCCCGACCAGCCGAAGCAGGCCAAGGAGGCGGCATGA
- a CDS encoding flagellar FlbD family protein — protein sequence MIILTRLTGQRFAVNPDLIERVETTPDTIVTLVDGTKYLVKEDIEDIASLVVDHRAAVVAKAIDVANVDQGTAIASVTGLRHQPRLAVAPEAD from the coding sequence GTGATTATCTTGACGCGCCTCACGGGCCAGCGTTTTGCGGTCAACCCTGACCTCATCGAGAGAGTCGAAACCACGCCCGACACCATCGTCACTCTTGTCGACGGCACCAAGTACCTCGTCAAAGAGGACATCGAAGACATCGCGAGCCTGGTGGTAGATCACCGGGCCGCCGTGGTGGCCAAGGCCATCGACGTGGCAAATGTCGACCAGGGCACCGCAATCGCGTCTGTCACCGGTCTGCGTCACCAACCTCGGCTTGCGGTGGCGCCGGAGGCTGACTGA
- a CDS encoding flagellar hook protein FlgE produces the protein MLRSLFSGISGLRAHQTMLDVTGNNIANVNTAGFKSSQVQFQDTLSQVINNAGAAQPGVGGTNPAQVGLGVKVAGVTTNFQQGASQLTNRQTDMMISGDGFFVVNKGGEQLYSRAGAFSFDALGQLVTPDGGLVQGWAADGAGNINLNSPLTTLRLPVSTLMGAEATQGSVFEGNLPYDAAVGTTLNRQVDVFDGSGAPHTLNMAFTRTANPGEWTIAGAVAGTTSTQTGTVTFNTDGTLNTLTFNPLPADAAVGTQAITIDMATLTGFSGLETIAAASQDGRAAGGLQSFAINSDGTLLGSFSNGLKQAIGRVALGNFGNPSGLEKSGSSLYRPTVNSGDAQVGAAGSGGRGMLSGGSLEMSNVDLSAEFTNLIVAQRGFQANSRVITTSDEVLQELVNLKR, from the coding sequence ATGCTCCGTTCTCTGTTCTCCGGAATCTCCGGACTGCGCGCCCACCAGACGATGCTTGACGTCACGGGCAACAACATCGCCAACGTCAACACGGCGGGCTTCAAGTCTTCGCAGGTTCAGTTCCAGGACACCCTGTCCCAAGTGATCAACAACGCCGGTGCCGCACAGCCAGGCGTCGGCGGTACCAACCCCGCCCAGGTCGGCCTCGGCGTCAAGGTCGCGGGCGTCACCACCAACTTCCAGCAAGGCGCATCGCAGCTCACCAACCGCCAGACGGACATGATGATCTCCGGTGACGGCTTCTTTGTGGTCAACAAGGGCGGGGAGCAGCTGTACTCACGTGCGGGCGCCTTCTCCTTCGACGCGCTTGGTCAGTTGGTCACTCCAGACGGAGGGCTCGTTCAAGGGTGGGCAGCGGACGGGGCCGGCAACATCAACCTCAACTCGCCGCTGACCACGCTGCGGTTGCCGGTGTCGACGCTGATGGGTGCCGAGGCCACGCAGGGGAGCGTCTTCGAGGGCAACCTGCCCTACGACGCCGCTGTGGGCACCACGCTGAATCGCCAAGTAGACGTGTTCGACGGCTCGGGTGCGCCGCACACGCTCAACATGGCATTCACGCGTACCGCCAACCCCGGCGAGTGGACCATCGCCGGTGCCGTGGCGGGAACCACGTCAACCCAGACCGGCACCGTCACGTTCAACACCGACGGCACGCTCAACACGCTGACCTTCAATCCACTCCCTGCGGACGCCGCCGTCGGCACCCAGGCCATCACGATCGACATGGCAACCCTCACCGGCTTCTCCGGTCTGGAAACCATCGCAGCGGCGAGCCAGGATGGGCGCGCTGCGGGTGGACTGCAGTCCTTCGCGATCAACTCGGACGGCACGTTGCTCGGATCGTTCTCGAACGGACTCAAGCAGGCCATCGGCCGCGTTGCGCTCGGCAACTTCGGCAACCCGTCGGGCCTCGAGAAGTCGGGCTCGTCGTTATACAGGCCCACCGTCAACTCCGGCGACGCGCAAGTGGGCGCTGCGGGATCTGGCGGGCGCGGCATGCTCTCTGGCGGCTCGCTTGAGATGTCCAACGTTGACCTCTCTGCCGAGTTCACCAACCTGATCGTGGCTCAACGCGGATTCCAGGCGAACTCGCGCGTGATCACCACCTCCGACGAGGTCCTCCAGGAACTCGTCAACCTCAAGCGCTAG
- a CDS encoding flagellar hook assembly protein FlgD, which translates to MSVAPVSAAGINTGTAPTTPPKQTLDSEVFMALLVAQLRNQDPSSPMDTNEMMSQQTQLASLEQLTGITNTSQEQFALTMRMAAMGMVGREVSFTDADGTVITGSATGASFADAVPSLTVGDATVSLERILSINPAGA; encoded by the coding sequence ATGAGTGTCGCACCCGTCTCGGCCGCCGGCATTAACACCGGCACCGCACCCACTACGCCGCCAAAGCAGACCCTTGATTCTGAAGTGTTCATGGCGCTGTTGGTCGCGCAACTGCGCAATCAAGACCCCAGTTCCCCCATGGACACGAACGAAATGATGTCGCAGCAGACGCAGCTGGCATCCCTCGAACAACTCACGGGCATCACCAACACGTCTCAAGAGCAGTTTGCGCTGACCATGCGCATGGCTGCGATGGGCATGGTTGGTCGCGAAGTGAGCTTTACCGACGCCGACGGAACCGTCATCACTGGTTCCGCGACCGGCGCCTCGTTTGCGGACGCGGTGCCTTCCCTCACGGTGGGAGACGCCACCGTGAGCCTCGAACGCATCCTGTCCATCAACCCAGCCGGCGCCTGA
- a CDS encoding flagellar hook-length control protein FliK, with protein sequence MTAVATASLAPAPAPSAPAKPASRQGGDRFADEFAAAARAQATDRDQSAKTRRAQERRADARDDAAHAHHAKAQRSQGKSSAAPHHDGVASPQASAPGTRDSGTESQAAAATAGLPPVDDSAVTADAAATAGATLEQLAEAATAATADAGADIPDLVEGAPGGESVDEAAAVPGTTPQEPAAASSVVIVSTTGATLKETPAVPTAAPMATAASTNAASTNAASATTDSASAAQAASELPLGIATEQSVGGPASEPGRAASTPTPTATAVASAPASAGANAGAVAVPAELKPVAAADPVAKPAVNVDGANVVAATAPATPAQASATAPAVAPTAPVVPPQLASQLSGQLTSLRALPQGEHVLTLTVNPEGFGPVKVVAHIGADGVHLELFGASEQARAALRAALPDLRRDLVGVGLDPRLDVGSGSSGDAKDQSMRSDREGFGQQQGGQSARGTGTTPAAASTPMTINPHRAASRGGLDLDL encoded by the coding sequence GTGACCGCAGTCGCCACCGCATCGCTCGCGCCAGCGCCCGCACCGTCGGCTCCGGCGAAGCCAGCCTCCCGCCAGGGCGGAGATCGTTTCGCCGACGAGTTCGCCGCCGCGGCGCGCGCTCAGGCAACGGATCGCGACCAGTCTGCGAAGACTCGCCGCGCGCAGGAGCGCCGTGCCGACGCTCGCGACGACGCTGCACACGCTCACCACGCCAAGGCGCAACGCAGCCAAGGTAAGTCTTCCGCGGCGCCGCACCACGACGGCGTCGCCTCTCCACAAGCGTCCGCACCTGGGACTCGGGATTCGGGCACCGAGTCCCAGGCTGCGGCGGCAACGGCTGGCTTGCCGCCGGTTGATGACAGCGCAGTGACGGCCGACGCTGCGGCGACGGCCGGTGCGACGTTGGAGCAGTTGGCAGAAGCCGCGACAGCAGCAACGGCCGACGCTGGGGCAGACATTCCGGACTTGGTTGAAGGCGCGCCGGGCGGCGAGTCGGTGGACGAGGCGGCTGCCGTGCCTGGCACGACTCCCCAGGAACCGGCCGCCGCGTCGTCCGTCGTGATCGTGTCGACAACGGGCGCCACCTTGAAGGAGACGCCGGCTGTGCCTACTGCGGCGCCGATGGCGACGGCCGCATCGACGAACGCCGCATCGACGAACGCCGCTTCGGCGACAACCGATTCGGCGTCGGCGGCGCAGGCCGCGTCGGAATTGCCCCTTGGCATCGCCACCGAACAGAGCGTCGGCGGGCCAGCGAGCGAACCAGGACGCGCCGCCAGCACGCCAACCCCTACCGCGACTGCCGTGGCCTCCGCGCCAGCGAGCGCTGGAGCTAACGCGGGTGCCGTGGCGGTGCCGGCAGAACTCAAGCCGGTCGCTGCCGCTGACCCCGTCGCCAAGCCCGCTGTGAACGTCGACGGCGCCAACGTCGTCGCCGCCACGGCCCCAGCAACGCCCGCTCAAGCGTCGGCGACCGCGCCAGCCGTTGCGCCAACCGCCCCCGTCGTGCCTCCCCAACTGGCCTCCCAACTGTCCGGCCAACTCACATCCTTGCGGGCACTACCGCAGGGTGAGCACGTGCTGACGCTCACGGTGAATCCTGAGGGTTTCGGCCCCGTGAAGGTGGTGGCGCACATCGGCGCTGACGGCGTTCACCTTGAGCTCTTCGGGGCGTCGGAGCAGGCTCGGGCCGCTCTCAGGGCCGCATTGCCGGACTTGCGCCGCGACCTCGTGGGCGTGGGCCTCGACCCTCGACTCGACGTCGGCAGTGGCTCCTCGGGAGACGCGAAAGACCAGTCGATGAGATCTGACCGTGAGGGCTTCGGCCAGCAGCAAGGCGGGCAATCTGCGCGAGGAACAGGAACCACTCCCGCCGCAGCATCAACGCCCATGACCATCAACCCCCATCGCGCTGCCAGTCGTGGCGGCCTTGACCTGGATCTCTAG
- a CDS encoding flagellar export protein FliJ, giving the protein MNRNFALSGLMRVRELQEERAAADLARANKARLDAQVARAVAEQSLANQSFPADAPADMYEERRAHEVAVSTPTWRAIVAARASATALLGEYNHAVYIASEAADAATGEWSEARMRAAMISKLKVKHLREVEAADLREEQIVLDESSLRRAAEVTQ; this is encoded by the coding sequence GTGAACAGGAACTTTGCCCTCAGCGGACTCATGAGAGTGCGCGAACTCCAAGAGGAGCGGGCCGCGGCCGATCTGGCCAGAGCCAACAAGGCGCGACTCGATGCGCAAGTGGCGCGGGCGGTCGCTGAGCAAAGCCTCGCGAACCAGAGCTTTCCCGCTGACGCCCCTGCCGACATGTACGAGGAGCGACGCGCACACGAGGTGGCGGTCAGCACGCCCACGTGGCGCGCCATCGTCGCGGCACGGGCATCGGCCACCGCGCTGCTGGGCGAGTACAACCACGCGGTCTACATCGCGTCAGAGGCTGCCGATGCCGCCACCGGCGAGTGGAGCGAGGCGCGCATGCGTGCCGCGATGATCAGCAAGCTCAAGGTGAAGCACCTCAGGGAGGTCGAGGCCGCTGATCTCCGCGAGGAGCAAATCGTGCTCGACGAGTCGTCCCTGCGTAGGGCCGCGGAGGTGACCCAGTGA